The following is a genomic window from Malus sylvestris chromosome 7, drMalSylv7.2, whole genome shotgun sequence.
tatatatgtttaaatTGTTACAATGAACCTAAGGTATCCAAAACTAACAATAAAATACTATGTTGATtacaaaatacataattttagtaaataactataaaaaaaattaaaatatttcaaaaaaaaatattatcagAATTTTTGGATTCTCTAAATgcatttcaattttcataacaatttttcaaaaactATTCGAATTCGAAATTTTTGAGTTCGGATTCAAAAACTTTACTATTACCGTTAGAATCAGAAACACCATTCCAACTTGCACGGCTAGTTGCTAcacttataatattttaatttttttttctcatgaaCAAGAAAAGAACCTTGCAAgttaaatttcattttattttatgttagtaATTAATATTGAACTTGTCATTTATGAGAATAGAATCTAAGACATCTCAATTActaatgaagaagaataccacacTAGATTATTGGTACTAAATGTTGGACAATAAAATCTCACATCGGACATATATGGCAAAATAATATACAACTTATATATTGGAGATTCCATCCCTAATAGTTGGGACAATATTGGCGATGTTGGTGGTAGAACATGCAAAGCCTAAAAAGGTTCATCATGGTATCACAACAAACTATTTTTTCAACACAAGTTGAGCCTGAATTATTGGGCTCGAATCTGCTTCTTTAAGTTGGACTTTCGAAAAGTTGCACTAGCTCCATTAAGGATATTGACAGAACAATTGAGCCTTCAAAAAAATTAACGTTGACTCCAATAACTGAATACCGACCAAGATGACTTGGCCTTAGAAAAGCTTGGCATTGGCTCTCTTTATTTAATGACCGGATGACATTGTCTGCGAATTCATCCTCTCCGATATTATGGACATCTGAAGCTTCCTCTCTGCGCCCAATTTGAAGTACATCATGGCCTTCCACACGCACATGGGGCCACAAAAGCGTATCAACGTTCCTTCGGTCGCCTCCTCAAAAGCCTGAGCAAATGGTATTTTGGGTAAACCTAGTTGCAAGCAACCAGGATCGACCCCAAATGTGATCATGCAAACGTTGTCAAAAGTCAACCTTATAAGAACGTCTTGGAGGTCGATTGGGGCCAACTATTTGATGGAGTTCTCTAAAACAGGTAACAGCCGAGCGTGATCCAGCTCAAACAATGAATCCACTATCATTTTCTGGAACTTGGCTGAGTGGAACTCAAAGCCAGCCGTCTTCCTTTGGCGCTGCCACTTATTGCTGTCTGCGCTGAATATGCCTTCCCGGAAAAGATCTCAAACGGCGTTTTGGAAATAAGGGCCTTTGAGGAAATTGGAAAACTTGGTCTTGAAGGTACTCCAAGTTACTAAAGACTCTAGTAGTAATTGTATAGTTGGAGTCAGTTAGACAAGGGTGAATGTGTAATTAGTTTCTGAATGTTGAGGTCAATTATGTCAATAGAATTGTATCTATATATACTGATGTAAATGTATTGTTGAGTAAGAAAGTGAAATAAGAAGAAGATATTTTTTATCTCTGTACTCTCTGGAAGATGAGACTCAATATGGTATCAATCGCCACCGCCTCACGGCCTTGGTGAATCGTCGATCCCTCTCGTCATCGCCTTCCTGCTTGGTGACTCTTCGATCCTCTCGGCATCTTCGATCTGATCTCTGGTTTGATCTGATCTCACAGTCTCACGGTTTTTCTGCTCAGATCTCAGATCTCTTGGCTTCTCCGCTCCGATCTCTGGTTCGTTCTGATCTCTGATCTCACGGCTTCTCAGCTACGGTCTCTGGTTCGATCCGATCTTTGGTGCTTCTCCTCTGTCATTTGTGTGGTTATTTGGTTGAATCTTGCCTGTATCTTCCACCATGTCGTCTGATTCGTCATCTTCTCTCCCAAATTCCTCTTCTCCAAACCCTAATTTGGTGCAAAGCTATACCTATCTCACGATTCAGAACATTGGCAATATGGTTCCGATCAAGCTTAAGAGTTCGAATTATCTTTCATGGCGAGCACTCTTTGCCCCAATTCTTCGTCGCTACAAGCTTCTCGGTGTTATTGATGGTTCTGAACCTTGTCCCTCTCCTCTCTTGTCTGATCGCTCAGTCAATCCTGCGTTTGAACAGTGGTACGAAAAAGATCAAAATCTCTTGATTTGGTTGAACTCTACACTCTCGGAGGAGATTATTCCTTTCACAGTTGGAGTTTCTTCTTCTCGTGATTTATGGCTCAAATTGGAACAGAGGTTTGGTGGCATCTCCGATGCTCATATTCATCAGCTTCGCTCTCGCCTTCAATCTCTTCAGAAAGGCTCTCAATCGATCTCTGAGTATCTCCAGCAAATTAAAGCAATTTCTGATTCTTTAACAGCTGCTGGTGCATCTGTGTCCGATCGTGACTTAATTACTGCTACATTGCATGGTTTACCAGAGGaatttgactcatttgttgATTCTATTACACTTTGCCTCTCATCTACTACTTTGGATGAACTGCATGGTCTTCTTCTTACTAAAGAATTGTCAATGGCTCGTCGTAAGAAATTAGTTGCGGCTGAACCGGTTCATGCTTATGCTGCTCAGAATCAACCACCTCTCATTCCTACACCATATTTTTCTCAAGCTTATGCCGCTCAACATTAACCTATGCAGAATTCTTCTCGCTATAACTCTAATCGTGGACGGAACAATAATCGCTTTCACAACAACAGAGGCAATCGAAACTATCAGGGCAACAATAATAGGGGCTCTCATTCTAATTCTGGTTTCCAAAGGTCCAACAATCCTGGTTTTCGTTCTTCTAGTACTCCTGGAGTTCGTAACAattgtcaaatttgtggatCCTCCAGTCATGAAGCTATTGATTGCTTTGATAGAATGAATCCCGATATCTTTAGTAGAGTACCCCCTACTAAACTTGCTGCCATGTATACTCATTATGCTTCCAAACCGTCTCCTTCATGGATTTTAGATTCTGGTGCTACATCTCATATCACCCATGACATCTCCAATATCTCTTCTCCTACTCCTTACACTGGTGAAGATAAGGTGTATATCGGCGATGGAAAAGGTTTGTCCATTCATCATACTGGCAGTACATTGTTAAATACTGCTCATGCCTCTTTTAAGTTGAACAATGTGTTACATGTTCCGCAAATGAAGCACAATTTACTCTCTGCATATCAATTTCTCAAGGATAATTCCTGCTCTTTGACTTTGCATTCCAATGGTTTTGTTGTTAAGGATCGTTCTACGGGGAAGATGCTTTTGCAAGGAACGGTTAACAATGGTTTCTATACTTTTCAAGGTATCCCTGTTTCTTTCTCTTCATCTTGCTCATCCCCTCATGCTTTAGTTGGTACTAAAGCCCCTGTGAATATTTGACACAGTCGCTTGGGGCATCCTTCTTCTGCCATCTTCAGGCGCGTTCTATCTGCAAATAAGCTTGCACTGCAGGGAAAACACTATGTTGATTTCTTCTGCTCGGACTATGCAGTTGCTAAGAATCACAAGCTCCCGTTTCATCCCTCTAGTTCTATTTCTACTACTAGTTTAAGTTTGTTACATtgtgatgtttggggtcctgcTCCTGTCATTTCTGTATGTGGTTACCAATACTATCTTTTAATAGTGGATGATTACAGCAAGTACTCTTGGTTCTTTCCTTTAAAGGCCAAATCTGATGTATATTATACTTTTGTTGTATTCAAGACCTATGTTGAGAATTCTGTTGGTAATAAAATCAAATGTTTGAGGTCCGATTCAGGGGGTGAATTTACTAGTAACAAGTTTAAATCTTTTCTTCAAGATCATGGTATATCTCATCAGCTCAGCTGTCCTCACACACCTGAACAGAATGGCTGTGTTGAACGGAAGCACCGCCATTTAGTTGAGACAGCACGAACTCTATTAGTTGCCTCGAAAGTTCCTCATTTGTATTGGGTTGAATCCTTCTCTACTGCAGTCTACCTGATCAATCGCCTGCCTATTTCCAGCTTGCATCAGTCTCCATGGGAACTTTTATTCCACTCTGTCCCTGATTATTCCAAGTTGAAGGTTTTTGGTTGCTCATGTTATCCCTGGTTAAAGCCATATGTTCACTCCAAGTTAGATGGGAAGAGTACAGAATGTGTATTTTTGGGCTACAGTTTGTAGCACAAGGGCTATAGGTGTCTTGATCCGACTACTCAGAGAATCTATATCTCCCGCCATGTTCAATTCAATGAAAACAGGTttccatttctttcttcttcatctgTGGCGGTTTCTCCGGGATCTCCCTCTCCCCATTCCCCTATTGATTTGCACTTCTCTATTCCCCAGCGACCTTCTCCAGTTCAATCCACTGTCCCATCCCCTGAGCATGTTTCTTCTCCACCATCATCCTCAAATTCTGTCTCCCATTCTACAGCTCCTCATACTCATCCTCCTGTATCACATTCTACAGCTCCTAATACCCATCCTATGCTTACTCGCTCAAAGGCTGGTATCTTTAAACCAAAAGCATATTCTGCCACCAAACATCATTTACCTGTTGATGTTGATTTTGTTCCTTCCACATACTTACAAGCCTCCAAGTATGCCCACTGGAGACAAGATATGCAGGAAGAGTTTAATGCTCTTCAACTCACTGGTACTTGGCATTTGGTACCCCACTCTCCGTCTCAGAACATTGTTGGCTGTAAATGGGTGTTCCGAATTAAGAGGAAACCTGATGGTACGGTGGACAGGTATAAGGCTCGGTTAGTAGCCAAAGGATTTCATCAAAAAGAGGGTGTTGACTATCAAGATACTTTCAGTCCAGTAGCTAAGCCAGTCACCATTCGTATTTTATTAACCTTGGTTGTTCAACATGACTGGTTTCTCCATCAATTAGACATTAGCAATGCCTTTTTACATGGAGATCTCAAGGAAGCTGTTTTTATGACTCAGCCACCTGGTTTCATTGATTCCAATCTTCCTACTCATGTCTGCCACCTCAAGAAATCTttgtatggtttaaaacaagccCTCAGGGCTTGGTTTGATGAACTGTTCCACGTCCTGTGCACTCTTGGGTTTAAGCAGTCCTCCTCTGATGCttctctctttgttcttcaagCTTCAGCTCCTGTTCTTGTTTTGGTCTATGTCGATGACATTCTTGTCACCGGACCCAATACCATTCTCTGCCAACACTTCATTCGCAAACTTAGCCAAGCATTTCCTGTTAAGGATATGGGCCCtcttcattattttttgggtttggaGGTGCAACGCAATTCTGAAGGCCTCTTCATGCATCAAAGTAAATACTCTCTTGATCTTCTTAACAAGGCAAATATGGCAGGTGCCAAGCCTTGTGTCACTCCTCTTGGTACCACTAAACTTGATCACAGTGGCCCTTTACTCTCTAATCCCACTGAATATAGATCTCTAGTGGGTGGTTTGCAGTATCTCACTTGGACTAGGCCTGATCTTTCCTTTGCTGTAAACCAAGTTTGTCAGTTCATGCATTCCCCACGGGAACAACACCTGCAAGCTGTTAAACGCATTCTCCGGTTTCTTAAAGGCACTCTTACCCAAGGTCTTTGGTTTAAAAAGGGTTCTCTTGCCCTCACTGCTTATTCTGATGCTGACTGGGCCGGTTGTACTTTTGATAGACGATCTACTACTGGATTCTGTGTGTTTTTGGGTCCCAATCTGATCAGTTTGAATGCTAAAAAGCAACCCACTATTGCCCGGTCCTCCACCGAAGCTGAATATCGTGCTTTAGCACATACTGCAACTGAAATCACCTGGATTTACAAAGTTTTTTCTGATATCCACTTTCCTCTGTCTACTGTTCCAACTCTTTGGTGTGATAACATTTCCGCCATTTCTCTTGCCTCCAATCCTGTGTTTCATGCTCGGACAAAGCATGTAGAAGTGGATTATCATTACATTCGAGAGTTAGTATTGGCGCATTTGATTAAAGTGCTTTATGTCTGCAGCCAAGATCAATTGGTTGATATTCACACCAAATCCCTTTCAAAACACAGATTCTGTTTTCTGCAATCCAAGCTTCCTCTTGGTCATTTTCCTGTCCCAAGtctcagcttgagggggtgtaaagaCTCTAGTAGTAATTGTATAGTTGGAGTCAGTTAGACAAGGGTGAATGTGTAATTAGTTTCTGAATGTTGAGGTCAATTATGTCAATAGAATTGTATCTATATATACTGATGTAAATGTATTGTTGAGTAAGAAAGTGAAATAAGAAGAAGATATTTTTTATCTCTGTACTCTCTGGAAGATGAGACTCAATAGTTACGAGGGTCGCAAGTGATGGCACCAAAGAGGCTGGTACACCAAGGCCCTTTGAATCTAATCGTTCCATTTTTGTGGCAAAGAACTTCGGAGAGCAACTCATATGGCTTAGTTTGGAGTAGTgccagagacagagagaggaaCATGCCAAACACGGGCCAAACGGGCAAGCCATGGTGCTTTTTTTGCCTCAAGGAGTTTATCATTACAAAGACCCAAAGAGCGAGAAAGAGCCCCAAGATTGGGACATGGTGGAGGGAAAACCTTGCGGCAGCAGCAACAGAAGtcgaggaggaggtggaggaggaggaggaggacatgAGAGAGCTAAGGTTATtggtgttgagagttgtcccatatcggtgagggacaaggtttgctatgtgttTGTATGGTCTTGaactactccccatattgctaattggttttatagtggaaccccaatttcatcatggtatcataGCGGGTTGTCCTCGTGTAAAGCCAAACGGCCATacgcgctccacgtcacccagttgttgtccacttgtaggcttgaaaatccgccacACATGCGGGGgtgtgttgagagttgtcccacataggtgagggacaaggtttgctatgtgcctGTATGGTCTTGagttactccccatattgccaattggttttataaccAATTGGTAGGAGGAGTAGTGATCAAGGTGTGATACATAAGTTGTGCCGGAAATTTTTAGATTTAAGAGTTGCCATTAATCTGATTGAATGATTCTGAACAAGGAAGAGATCATTGTTCGAGTACATTATCTGTAGATGTTTAAATTATCTTTTAGCTTAGATGACAATATTTTCGCAATACATTAACCTTATAATTTGTACTAAAAATACTAAGTGACATTTCGAAACAACTTTCTTCTGACATGATGACCGGCACTCTCCTCTTCATATTGTTCAACTTATCTATACATTGGACATAAATCTTCCTATTAAATGACCTTGCTATTTTGTAATGAGGAATCCGTCTTCAACCTTTCTTGTATCTGCATTCACAAGCTGGAAACATGAAAGCAATTTAGTGAACATACAAGTCTGCCACAGTGAGATTTGTTCAAAGTTTCAGTCTCAAACTTGCATATTTACTGACCTCTAATTTCATCTCTTTCTTTGTCGCATGTCCTCTTAGATAACCAAATTCAGAAATCTTGGATAAACTCCAAGGATTATTAACCTGTTTGATCAGATTCCAATTCCATGTAAAGAGTACGAAAATCCTGTGTGTGTgtaagcgagagagagagagagagagagagagagagagagagagagagagacttacaCCACTTGAGAACCCGTCCAAGGTAAAGCCAGCCATACCAATTACAGCGTGCACTGGGGCACTGTAGTTGCTATGATCATATGTGTCGAtcccattttcatttttttgaggCAATCCTTTGCATTCACTCTTATAAACCGCACAAGTTCGCTCGTAGTTATGGACATGACCAAATAGGACTAAGTCAACCTTCAGTTCAAATTTCCAACAGCAATGTATGTCAGAATGGAACTAACTAGCTAGAAATATATGACCAATAACAAGCTGGTGAAGGGATGTTACTTTGCTCTCGAGCAGTAATGGTTCCACTTCGTTGACAAATATTTTATCAACATTGAGGAATCCAGGTGAGGAGGAATACATGGGTCTATGCCTGCAGTTTAAAAAGTAACATGCATTATATTTACTACAAcataaaaagagtgaaaaagagAGTTAATTACTGGAACACTTGATTTTCGAATGTGTACGTTAAAATTAGTAGACTAGAAAACAACATAAACTTGAAGGTCTCTTAGTTAACTTACCCCATAACAATCAACCAAGGAGTTTTAGATCGATCAACTGAAGCCATGTCCTTTCTCATCCATTGATACTGTAATATATAGTGCGTAAAATAAAAGCATCGAATAAGCTGAGAGTATAGTTGCTATTAATGATATGATTAAGCAAATGCAGAAGTGCTGATTCATCTTTACCTGCTCAGAATTTGTGGACCAGTCATGCTCTGTTGAAATCACCGTGATGTGAACACTTGCTTGTTCTATGGAATACCATGGTTTATCCTTTGCTGAGGTTGGCATTGGAAAGTAAGTCTCATAAGGAACTCCAGATTCTCCACCTGAATCTGGTAAAATATAAACCGATCCAGTGTCTATGTAGTCCCTGCAAATTGTACGTATAATGCATATACTTTATGAATCCCACATAGCAAAGCAAAACATGGGAAACAGTTTGGTCATttacattttaaaaaaatggcTAAATCAACCATAAAGTTACAAACTGTAACAACAATATTGGTCCCAAAGTCCTTCGGATTATCAAGTTATTGGCTATACTTTATCCTCACATAAACCCTAGAGTAATGCTATGTGAGCATTTTTCATCTCTCCTTACGTTCAAAAGGTTAtgaaatatttatttaaaaaagaaaatcatagTTTTTGTCCATATGGTATCCTTTATAAACTCAAAACAGTAAGGGTGCAACGTGTACTTAAGGGAAAATTTAAGAAAGTGTAAGATGTTACGTTTGTAGCCAGGGAAtctcaaccaaaaaaaagtGAGTCGTTTGTTTGAATGTGTGCTCTGGATTGAGAGTTTGACAACAAAGCATGCCAAATATCTAGTGAGGTAACATTAACCGATTAATGAATTGGCAATAATAAAAGAGCATACCTCTCATGGTTTCCTATTGCTGTCATGTAAGAAACTCGAGAAGCAACCGGACTGATTTGTTGAAGGAAAAGATCccattcaactaaaaatcctgTGGCATAGCTAATGTCTCCAATGTGGAAGATAGAGTCTACATTCCCGGAATTTATTTCATTGGCTACGGCTTGAATCACTGAAAGAGATCCTGGCTATATATTCATGCAACAAGATTGAAATTCTTGTTAGCCTTTACTTTTCCTTCATGGTACAAACCTGTGCCAGAAACTTGAGTAATTGGCAGAAACTAATGCATCATACCTGAATGTAATGCATCGTCGAAGAATCCCGAGGAGCCTTTCCCATGTCGCCAAATGCAAGAAACTTGAGTTCATCAGACCCTCCTGCTGGTGGAGTCCGGAATTGGATTTGATCACTCCAACCAACTGAATCGCTGCATTTTTGTCCATCTCCACAATAAGGTCACTTTGGTTCATGAATTTGAAAAAAGATGAAAGGCTCTTTTGTTAATAACAAAATTATTATTGATCATTGTCATCATACACCATATTCTCTTTCATCAAATATTTTGGAAcattgtttcttctttttcttttaccaAATATTAGTTATAAGGTTAAAACTAGATCATAATGATTCATACCTTCCATATCGATAAGAGAAACTAGATGAAGGCTTAAGTCCTCTCATTACTGCTGTATGAATGAAACCTGGATCATGCCAGCCGAAGTCCTTGGCTGGACTTGGTAGAGCTGAACCTATCAATTATAAAGGGGACACAAACATGAAAACAAACAGATTAAGAAGACTTTCGGAGTGAAACCCAAATCGGGCCTGTCTGGAGTGAGTTATAGCGTGACCGAGGATTTTGAGAAAATTACTACCATTGATCCTTCAACTTATACAACTAAATTCTTATACACAATTTGTAGGTTTCATGAATATTGATTACAATTCTGTTAATGTCATACTGGTATGTGTACAGCGAAACACATCGATCTGTATGCATGGAAGTAGGAGATGAGGAACTCACTTTTCATATCGTGTTGTGAAAATGTAGTAACTCCTGATGTCTGCTTTTTCCCGTTGCCATATTGCACTTGCTGAGGTTCCTTGTGCCCACTAACCCATGTTACTCTCATCTGCAACATAAGTGAATAATGCTTCGTAGCAATATAGAGTATGCAACATATCTAGAAAGATATATAACACTATGCCTAACATTACCCCATAAGTTTAAGCAGAAATTAGGTTTTCAGTACATAACTAATTAAGCGGTGAATTGCTCTCGTGGTAAAGGTCTTCCTCTTCAACTTATTGCATTCTGAGTTCAAACcctcctcttagtgtaaatTAATGTAGAATATCGCTtttactaataaaaaataatagtgAAATTAATTGACAGATGGTAGAGGGTTGATTACCGATGTTCCAGTTGAATCGATGCTTGAGA
Proteins encoded in this region:
- the LOC126628449 gene encoding probable inactive purple acid phosphatase 27 — its product is MGSYRVSNYSFVLFILFLGSFASSFSSSLHPLVFNSKVEHLNHTAISEFRVLNRRFLGDCPNPSPYLKISTNSSASGLGDEEYVSVNVSGVLRPSKDDWVAMISPSHSDMSSCLANGILYAQTGDFEKLPLLCHYPVKAAYMSNDPDYLSCKKKECKKYQNGRCVVSTCGGSLSFHVINIRTDIEFVLFSGGFVAPCILKKSNPLKFTNPNKPLYGHISSIDSTGTSMRVTWVSGHKEPQQVQYGNGKKQTSGVTTFSQHDMKSSALPSPAKDFGWHDPGFIHTAVMRGLKPSSSFSYRYGSDSVGWSDQIQFRTPPAGGSDELKFLAFGDMGKAPRDSSTMHYIQPGSLSVIQAVANEINSGNVDSIFHIGDISYATGFLVEWDLFLQQISPVASRVSYMTAIGNHERDYIDTGSVYILPDSGGESGVPYETYFPMPTSAKDKPWYSIEQASVHITVISTEHDWSTNSEQYQWMRKDMASVDRSKTPWLIVMGHRPMYSSSPGFLNVDKIFVNEVEPLLLESKVDLVLFGHVHNYERTCAVYKSECKGLPQKNENGIDTYDHSNYSAPVHAVIGMAGFTLDGFSSGVNNPWSLSKISEFGYLRGHATKKEMKLELVNADTRKVEDGFLITK